From Lagopus muta isolate bLagMut1 chromosome 28, bLagMut1 primary, whole genome shotgun sequence, a single genomic window includes:
- the LOC125685581 gene encoding LOW QUALITY PROTEIN: zinc finger protein 628-like (The sequence of the model RefSeq protein was modified relative to this genomic sequence to represent the inferred CDS: deleted 1 base in 1 codon): MVGAQQLELAAGRAAPSTGEHPYECLECGKAFRWSSRLVHHQRTHTGERPYKCSECPKAFKGSSALLYHQRSHTGERPYKCSECPKAFKRSSLLQIHQSVHTGLRAFKCALCGLAFKWSSHYQYHLRQHTGERPYKCTSCPKAFKNSSSLRRHRHIHTGERPYVCSACGKAFTQSTNLRQHQRTHTGERPYACSHCSKTFTHSSNLLLHQRTHSSTRSHKCPTCPKAFVSDACLQKHLQSHAASPLLPSPLSPSQLSPPPLLLEAVEMLWKCAECHLAFPSQEQLLGHQRSHPQPATPGDVTTTATHRCPTCGKTFKNSSGLARHRHSHGAERPYKCSQCHRSFGQLAGLLGHQRGHSAETPHPPPATPTPTSVPSERPYQCTECGKAFKGSSGLRYHMRDHTGERPYKCSECPKAFKRSSLLAIHQRVHTGLRAFKCAECGLTFKWSSHYQYHLRLHTGERPYACPDCPKAFKNTSCLRRHRQLHTGERPHACPICGKAFTQTSNLRQHQRTHTGERPYACSHCGKTFTHSSNLQLHQRTHSSARPHQCPLCPKAFVMASYLQRHLRTHAAGPKGSPRPVPAPQRDGPVLQAALSLEVTAPDAHTFLLLQTPQGLQLIPSPPPAPQKLILLPTASQPPPKHQGETPTPGQSLLLVPSTGTTLPTLRLQAVTAVPQGTGTGILVLQGLPEQPLHPAGIPQGQAAVRGAAVRLQANEVTNVQLQALPQPTDVTSIPLQATDVTNVQLQALPQPTDVTNIQLQATEVTNVQLQALPQPTDVTNIQLQATEVTNVQLQALPQPTDVTNIQMQATEVANVQMQALPQPSDVSNIELQAAEVTNVHLQALSQPSEVANIQLQAGEVTNVQLQALPHPLEVTNIQLQALSQSTDVPNVELQATEVTNVQLQTLPQPSEVTSIQLQATEVPNVQLQTTEVTSVQLQATEVPNIQLQNTDVTNVRLETTDVPDVHLETMEVPSVHLETTEVPSVHLQATEMANIQLQATEMASVHLPANDVANTHLQGTEVTNLHVESTEVPNINLQATDVASVHLQATEVASVHLETSEVPSIHLQATDMANVHLQATEVPSVHLETMEVPDVHLETVEVPDVHLQTTEVTSVQLQAVEVPNIHLQTTEVPNIQLQTLEVPPVHLQPPSGAQSAPLPSGVSLPAGPEVLLVQGGPEPAIGLGVLQTSEGLRSVLVLQGSSEQSPVPTPAPPKVLVLRGEPRQGGVSEGPAVVQLLPGSPTPHLPVVQGVQVLPGASLCIPSEEEHRPHSHATGSHGHPMAPTVTTWPLQRHSGCPRAIQRPPRGPHSC, from the exons aTGGTGGGTgctcagcagctggagctggctgcgGGCCGAGCAGCGCCAAGCACCGGGGAACACCCTTACGAGTGCTTGGAGTGTGGCAAAGCCTTCAGATGGTCCTCACGCCTCGTCCACCACCAGCGCACCCACACAGGTGAACGGCCCTACAAGTGCTCCGAGTGCCCCAAAGCCTTCAAGGgctcctcagcactgctctACCACCAGCGCAGCCACACAGGTGAACGGCCCTACAAATGCTCCGAGTGTCCCAAAGCCTTCAAGCGCTCGTCGCTGCTGCAGATCCACCAGAGCGTGCACACGGGGCTGCGCGCCTTCAAGTGCGCACTGTGTGGTCTGGCCTTCAAGTGGTCCTCGCACTACCAGTACCACCTGCGGCAGCATACGGGTGAGCGGCCCTACAAGTGCACCTCCTGCCCCAAAGCCTTCAAGAACTCCTCCAGCCTCCGCCGCCACCGCCACATCCACACAGGCGAGCGGCCCTACGTCTGCTCTGCCTGCGGCAAGGCCTTCACCCAATCCACCAACCTCCGCCAACACCAGCGCACCCACACAGGAGAGCGGCCCTACGCCTGTTCCCATTGCTCCAAGACCTTCACTCATTCTTCCAACCTCCTCCTCCATCAGCGAACCCACTCCAGCACCCGGTCCCACAAGTGCCCGACTTGCCCCAAAGCCTTTGTCTCAGATGCCTGCTTGCAGAAGCATCTGCAGAGCCATGCCGCATCCCCGTTGTTGCCATCCCCGTTGTCCCCGTCCCAGCTGTCCCCACCACCACTGCTTCTGGAGGCGGTGGAGATGCTGTGGAAATGTGCTGAGTGCCACCTGGCTTTCCCCAGCCAGGAGCAGTTGCTTGGCCACCAACGCAGCCACCCACAGCCAGCAACACCAGGGGACGTCACCACAACGGCCACCCATCGCTGCCCCACCTGTGGCAAGACCTTCAAGAACAGCTCAGGGTTGGCACGGCACCGGCACAGCCACGGTGCTGAACGGCCCTACAAGTGCTCGCAGTGCCACAGGAGCTTTGGGCAGCTGGCTGGGTTGCTGGGCCACCAGCGGGGTCACTCGGCGGAAACACCGCATCCCCCTCCAGCGACCCCAACCCCGACCTCCGTACCGTCGGAGCGTCCCTACCAATGCACCGAGTGTGGCAAAGCCTTCAAGGGCTCCTCGGGGTTGCGTTACCACATGCGGGACCACACAGGCGAACGGCCCTACAAGTGCTCCGAGTGCCCCAAGGCCTTCAAGCGCTCTTCACTGCTCGCCATCCACCAGCGGGTGCACACGGGGCTGCGTGCCTTCAAGTGTGCCGAGTGCGGCCTCACCTTCAAGTGGTCCTCGCACTACCAGTACCACCTGCGGCTGCACACTGGTGAGCGGCCCTACGCCTGTCCTGACTGCCCCAAGGCCTTCAAGAACACCTCCTGCCTCCGCCGCCACCGGCAGCTGCACACAGGCGAGCGGCCTCACGCCTGCCCCATCTGCGGCAAGGCCTTCACCCAGACCTCCAACCTCCGCCAACACCAGCGCACCCACACGGGCGAGCGGCCCTATGCCTGTTCCCACTGCGGCAAAACCTTCACCCATTCCTCCAACCTCCAGCTCCACCAACGCACCCACTCCAGTGCCCGGCCCCACCAGTGTCCCCTCTGCCCCAAAGCCTTCGTCATGGCCTCCTACCTCCAGCGGCATCTCCGCACCCACGCAGCTGGCCCCAAAGGGTCCCCTCGCCCTGTCCCGGCACCGCAGCGTGACGGCCCCGTCCTGCAGGCTGCCCTCAGTCTGGAGGTGACGGCTCCTGATGCCCacaccttcctgctgctgcagacgCCACAGGGCCTCCAGCTCATCCCCAGCCCTCCACCGGCCCCACAGAAGCTCATCCTGCTCCCCACAGCTTCCCAGCCTCCCCCCAAACACCAAGGGGAGACCCCGACCCCTGGGCAGAGCCTTCTGCTTGTGCCCAGCACGGGGACCACGCTGCCCACATTGCGGCTACAGGCAGTCACGGCTGTCCCACAGGGGACGGGGACTGGTATCCTCgttctgcagggcctccctgagcagcccctgCACCCAGCAGGCATCCCGCAGGGACAGGCAGCTGTGCGGGGGGCGGCTGTGAGGCTGCAGGCCAATGAGGTGACAAATGTCCAGTTGCAGGCGCTGCCACAACCCACAGATGTCACCAGCATTCCGCTCCAAGCTACTGATGTGACAAATGTCCAGCTGCAAGCCCTGCCACAACCCACAGATGTCACCaacatccagctccaagccacTGAGGTGACGAATGTCCAGCTGCAAGCCCTGCCACAACCCACAGATGTCACCaacatccagctccaagccacTGAAGTGACGAATGTCCAGCTGCAAGCCCTGCCACAACCCACAGATGTCACCAACATCCAGATGCAAGCTACTGAGGTAGCAAATGTCCAGATGCAAGCTCTTCCACAGCCCTCGGATGTCTCCAACATTGAGCTGCAGGCTGCCGAGGTGACAAATGTCCATCTCCAAGCTCTGTCACAACCCTCTGAGGTCGCCAACATCCAGCTGCAAGCTGGTGAGGTGACCAATGTCCAGCTCCAAGCCTTGCCGCATCCCTTGGAGGTCACAAACATCCAGCTGCAAGCCCTGTCACAGTCCACAGATGTCCCCAATGTTGAGCTGCAAGCCACTGAAGTGACAAACGTTCAGCTGCAAACCTTGCCACAACCATCAGAAGTGACCAGCATCCAACTGCAGGCCACTGAGGTGCCCAACGTGCAGCTCCAGACCACAGAGGTGACCAGTGTTCAGCTGCAGGCCACTGAGGTGCCCAACATCCAGCTCCAAAACACGGACGTAACAAATGTCCGTCTTGAGACCACGGATGTACCCGATGTCCATCTTGAAACCATGGAGGTGCCCAGTGTCCATCTTGAGACCACAGAGGTGCCCAGCGTCCATCTCCAAGCCACTGAGATGGCCaacatccagctccaagccacTGAAATGGCCAGTGTTCATCTCCCAGCCAACGATGTGGCCAACACTCATCTCCAAGGCACAGAGGTGACCAATCTCCATGTTGAGTCCACCGAAGTGCCCAACATCAATCTCCAAGCCACTGATGTGGCCAGTGTCCATCTCCAAGCCACAGAGGTGGCCAGTGTCCATCTGGAGACCTCAGAGGTGCCCAGCATCCACCTCCAAGCTACTGATATGGCCAACGTCCATCTCCAAGCCACCGAGGTGCCCAGCGTCCACCTTGAGACCATGGAGGTACCTGATGTTCATCTTGAGACTGTGGAGGTGCCCGATGTCCATCTCCAGACCACTGAGGTGACCAGTGTCCAGCTTCAAGCTGTGGAGGTGCCCAACATCCATCTCCAGACCACCGAGGTGCCCAACATCCAGCTCCAGACCCTGGAGGTGCCCCCAGTCCACTTACAGCCCCCATCGGGAGCCCAGTCAGCCCCGCTACCCTCTGGGGTGTCGCTTCCAGCGGGCCcagaggtgctgctggtgcagggaGGGCCAGAACCGGCCATAGGGCTGGGTGTGCTGCAGACATCTGAAGGGCTTCGCAGTgtcctggtgctgcagggctccagTGAGCAGTCCCCAGTGCCCACCCCAGCACCCCCAAAAGTCCTGGTCCTCCGTGGGGAGCCTCGGCAGGGGGGAGTTAGTGAGGGTCCTGCTGTggtgcagctgctccctggctcCCCGACCCCCCACCTGCCAGTTGTGCAGGGGGTGCAGGTGCTGCCAGGGGCA AGCTTGTGCATACCTTCTGAGGAGGAACACAGACCCCACAGCCATGCCACCGGCTCCCATGGCCACCCTATGGCCCCCACAGTGACCACATGGCCTCTTCAGCGACACAGTGGCTGCCCCAGGGCCATCCAGAGGCCTCCACGTGGCCCCCACAGCTGCTAG